The following proteins are co-located in the Neodiprion virginianus isolate iyNeoVirg1 chromosome 6, iyNeoVirg1.1, whole genome shotgun sequence genome:
- the LOC124308255 gene encoding AF4/FMR2 family member lilli isoform X8, whose product MVRHSGMYTKFEVLQGIVSYLLVSERERHPTTRSASDVVVDDLDLSESEDEGNKGSSRTTRDNRSPNTNLPVDLLPAMTPAPLAPMSPLDKSPTGSLPPSRSASPAPNQVSPSHQIVPLRPLSQSPLNPLRKDLPSPITQRPPSPLDQAPQSSPSASSSSGSDTSITDTSDESEDERDRPPEKGPSTPLSVSPIPNVEEPLPTVEEAKPPRWNLESFINRNAVHSSDQTQEAKRLQGDARRNGSPNEPTGTKRPGHDSGSEWQLNEALDKHHTQLLSSLSDSDLHSDNEKKPVTQESVRSLQREKSKPLKRGRPRKSVKSPKGSRQPSDNDSGNKKGRGRPRLTSSKKKPVSKPTVSTSDDASNAGSQGGSSDFDSDHPSLPRQPASPISLVNKPRRRTSGSSSEDERAPTKGTDSDDSSWRRSSLKKRPSDREDPMKRNRLSDSPKKSDKKRTVNKMNSSRRSRLSNTIGCENDSDSEVEVQKPKVARVPPRPRPPPTRSSSPNNSDSDISSAPKLQEERGNVQDKKKSDTLRKLFSSSGKGGGKGGGKGGKGGKGGGKCGIYVEEYSVPTPTGGESPYKRPSSQMSLPPLNYVHGHPSLMCRLALTRLSHIPQNSRGQELRQRTELPDTRPASRLASRLPPSRPPTPEEGEIIDMPRSDTRTRNSDAPIKSEGVAKQNRVKIEQVLVDSKNNSASNSNAINGGCVNNSSASGSGSSMPKRKRNTSCSSVSSLSTVCSIDSKAKTSEPKEKKKRKRKHTESQCITPRPSSSQQCDVQPTNHEREEKPNGNLLPPPPPPQRVYYSYFHPQHDILEDQDRDQNQYLTEAKRLKHSADEECELTAQCMQYLEAVLYFLLTGHAMESDPVTERAAFTMYRDTLSLIKYISSKFKSQQNKSPESSIHNKLAVLSLWCQSLLYYKLFKMRKHEVKDCDKLLTDYYQKPTQPTLVQPEGQGTPSPLSPTPSPAGSVGSVGSQSSGYSSGELANRGAVSGQVQGAPYVSVPLSVHSAMQKQNQHFSFLMNCHDLWDQANSLVTDKHRDFFIELDEQSGPLTLKSSLRDLVRYVQAGIKKLRAL is encoded by the exons AGATGTGGTGGTCGATGACCTAGACCTTTCCGAAAGCGAAGATGAAGGAAACAAG GGCTCTTCGCGGACGACAAGAGATAACAGAAGTCCGAACACGAATCTTCCAGTCGA TCTGCTACCAGCAATGACACCAGCACCCTTAGCGCCAATGTCGCCGCTAGATAAGTCGCCGACAGGATCATTACCACCATCAAGATCGGCGAGTCCTGCACCCAACCAGGTGTCACCGTCGCATCAAATCGTGCCTCTACGACCATTGTCTCAGTCACCGTTGAATCCTCTTAGAAAAGATTTACCTAGCCCCATAACGCAGAGGCCTCCTAGTCCACTGGATCAAGCACCTCAGAGCTCTCCGAGCGCAAGTTCAAGCTCAGGTTCTGACACCAGCATCACTGATACTAGCGATGAATCCGAGGATGAGAGAGATCGACCCCCAGAGAAAGGTCCTTCTACTCCACTGTCGGTATCACCGATACCCAATGTGGAGGAACCGCTACCTACCGTCGAAGAGGCAAAACCTCCTAGATGGAATCTGGAATCCTTTATCAATAGGAATGCTGTACATTCTAGTGATCAGACTCAGGAAGCAAAGCGTCTACAG gGTGATGCGAGAAGAAATGGTTCTCCGAATGAGCCTACCGGTACCAAGAGGCCGGGTCATGACTCTGGAAGCGAATGGCAACTAAACGAAGCGTTGGACAAACATCACACACAGCTGTTGAGTTCTTTGAGCGACAGCGATCTTCACTCTGATAACGAAAAGAAGCCTGTTACTCAAGAGTCGGTTCGATCACTGCAACGTGAAAAATCAAAGCCACTGAAGAGAGGTCGGCCTCGAAAGAGTGTAAAAAGTCCCAAGGGTTCGCGTCAACCATCCGATAACGATAGCGGGAACAAGAAGGGACGTGGAAGGCCCCGTCTGACGAGTTCTAAGAAAAAACCAGTCTCAAAACCCACAGTATCAACAAGTGATGACGCCAGTAATGCTGGATCGCAAGGAGGTTCCAGCGACTTTGACAGCGATCATCCCAGTCTGCCGAGACAACCAGCCTCTCCCATTTCGTTAGTCAATAAACCCAGACGAAGAACGAGCGGGTCATCTAGTGAAGATGAAAGAGCACCAACTAAAGGAACTGACTCGGATGATAGCTCGTGGCGTAGATCTTCCCTTAAAAAGCGACCCAGCGATCGCGAAGATCCAATGAAGAGAAATAGACTTTCCGATTCGCCAAAGAAATCCGACAAGAAGAGGACagttaataaaatgaattcaagTAGGAGATCTCGGCTGTCAAATACCATTGGATGTGAAAATGATTCTGACAGCGAAGTCGAGGTTCAGAAACCCAAAGTCGCCAGAGTACCGCCACGACCCAGACCACCACCAACCAGATCGAGCTCACCGAATAATTCCGACAGCGACATCAGTTCGGCGCCGAAATTGCAAGAGGAGCGAGGAAATGTTCAGGATAAAAAGAAGAGCGATACTTTGAGAAAGTTGTTCTCATCTTCAGGCAAGGGGGGTGGAAAAGGTGGTGGCAAGGGTGGAAAAGGAGGCAAGGGTGGCGGAAAGTGTGGAATTTATGTCGAGGAATACTCGGTACCAACGCCAACTGGAGGAGAAAGTCCGTATAAAAGGCCATCGTCCCAAATGTCGTTACCACCGTTGAATTATGTTCATGGTCATCCAAGCCTGATGTGTCGACTCGCATTAACCCGACTTTCACACATACCACAGAATTCTCGAGGGCAGGAACTGAGACAGCGCACCGAACTTCCCGACACGAGGCCGGCTTCGAGATTAGCCAGTCGTCTACCTCCTTCTCGTCCACCGACTCCTGAAGAAGGAGAGATAATTGACATGCCCCGCTCTGATACAAGGACACGTAACAGTGATGCTCCTATAAAATCGGAAGGTGTTGCTAAACAAAATCGTGTTAAAATCGAACAGGTATTAGTAGACAGTAAAAACAACAGTGCATCGAACAGTAATGCTATCAATGGTGGTTGTGTTAATAATAGTAGTGCAAGTGGGAGTGGTAGTAGTATGCCTAAACGAAAACGTAACACTAGTTGCAGTTCAGTGTCTAGTTTGAGTACTGTTTGTTCTATAGACTCTAAAGCAAAAACTTCCGAGccgaaggaaaagaaaaagcgGAAACGAAAGCACACAGAGAGTCAGTGCATAACGCCAAGACCATCTTCCAGTCAG CAGTGTGATGTGCAGCCAACCAATCATGAGCGGGAAGAAAAACCAAATGGCAATCTTCTGCCTCCACCACCGCCACCTCAACGTGTCTACTACTCCTACTTCCACCCTCAACACGACATCTTGGAGGATCAGGATAG ggACCAGAACCAGTACCTGACAGAAGCAAAGCGCCTAAAGCACAGTGCCGACGAAGAGTGCGAGCTGACTGCGCAATGCATGCAATACTTGGAAGCTGTATTATACTTTTTACTTACGGGTCATGCAATGGAATCAGACCCTGTGACTGAGCGTGCCGCATTTACCATGTATAGAGACACACTTAGTCTAATTAA GTACATTTCTTCCAAGTTTAAGAGCCAACAGAACAAATCTCCCGAGAGCAGTATACATAACAAACTGGCTGTTTTGAG CCTGTGGTGCCAGTCTCTTTTGTACTACAAATTATTCAAGATGCGTAAGCACGAGGTAAAGGACTGTGACAAACTACTAACGGATTATTATCAGAAG CCCACACAACCTACATTAGTACAACCGGAAGGTCAAGGTACACCTTCCCCTCTGTCGCCAACTCCATCTCCTGCTGGTTCGGTTGGTTCGGTTGGTAGCCAAAGCTCAGGTTACAGCAGCGGAGAGTTGGCCAACAGGGGCGCGGTATCTGGACAAGTGCAAGGAGCTCCTTACGTAAGCGTACCTCTAAGTGTTCACAGTGCGATGCAAAAGCAGAATCAACACTTCAGTTTTCTGATGAACTGCCACGACCTATGGGATCAAGCTAATTCTTTGGTCACAGACAAGCATAGAG attttttcatcgagtTGGATGAACAGAGTGGTCCTTTGACTTTGAAAAGTTCTCTTCGTGACTTGGTCCGTTATGTACAAGCTGGAATAAAGAAACTTCGTGCTCTCTGA